Proteins from a genomic interval of Caulobacter sp. SL161:
- a CDS encoding methyl-accepting chemotaxis protein, with the protein MKLDDLKISTKVALPAIALTIVSLALVGASFVESRKAEAIRSMLINERAPAQLEAAEFNRRVVTLGYAAYRVVASQGTSKEATEASAELDAAYKTAKDKLRGINVVDPTADKVTKDFGARLEKIYTSARQGADMGLQDVDEAGMMVMAVIDPEIANLKTDVEKYLTGHAAQTEALVAKIDREADQGRTFSLVLGLLAVASALAFALWIGSRKIAAPLIATAKTMDILAQGSVDVEVRGAERKDEVGAMARSVQVFKDNAVALRTAEAAQQRANAEVEGERRRNQELAEAAAKEQAMVMEAIAGGLARLSDGDLTYRLDQQFPEAYKRLQSDFNGAIAQLEEAMGTIVHAASSIGAGSDEIASAADDLSRRSEQQAASLEETAAALDEITATVRRSSAGAMEASKVVGSTRSDAERSSVVVRNAVDAMNQIEKSSQSISQIIGVIDEIAFQTNLLALNAGVEAARAGEAGRGFAVVAQEVRALAQRSADAAKEIKTLISTSSQQVNQGVAMVGQTGEALQSIVVKVGEIDALVGEIAASGQEQATGLNEVNAAVNQMDQTVQQNAAMVEQSTAASHALKNEAGNLMQMIAKFRVKGAASVAAAGGSRHASRSVAPPPASPRASEPAPAPVTKGPALASATSRPGVNPVAAAQAKLAQAVGASSSDDWEEF; encoded by the coding sequence ATGAAACTCGACGACCTGAAGATTTCGACAAAGGTGGCGCTGCCGGCCATCGCGCTGACCATCGTGAGCCTGGCTCTGGTGGGCGCTTCATTCGTAGAGTCGCGCAAAGCCGAAGCCATCCGCTCGATGCTCATCAACGAGCGCGCGCCCGCCCAGCTCGAGGCTGCGGAATTCAATCGTCGCGTTGTGACCCTCGGCTATGCGGCCTATCGCGTCGTCGCGAGCCAGGGAACGTCCAAGGAAGCCACGGAAGCCAGCGCGGAACTCGACGCCGCCTACAAGACCGCCAAAGACAAGCTGCGCGGCATCAACGTCGTGGATCCTACCGCTGATAAGGTCACCAAGGACTTCGGCGCGCGTCTGGAAAAGATCTACACCAGCGCTCGGCAGGGCGCGGATATGGGTCTGCAAGACGTAGACGAGGCCGGCATGATGGTCATGGCGGTGATCGACCCCGAGATCGCGAACCTCAAGACGGACGTTGAAAAGTACTTAACCGGCCATGCCGCTCAGACTGAAGCCCTCGTGGCCAAGATCGACCGGGAGGCTGACCAAGGCCGCACCTTCAGTCTGGTGCTCGGTCTTCTGGCGGTCGCGAGCGCTCTGGCGTTCGCGCTCTGGATCGGCTCGCGGAAGATCGCGGCCCCGCTGATCGCCACCGCCAAGACGATGGACATTCTGGCCCAGGGCTCCGTGGACGTCGAAGTGCGGGGCGCCGAGCGCAAGGACGAGGTCGGCGCGATGGCCCGCTCGGTCCAGGTGTTCAAGGACAACGCCGTAGCCCTGCGCACCGCCGAGGCCGCCCAGCAGCGCGCCAATGCCGAGGTCGAGGGCGAGCGTCGTCGCAACCAGGAACTGGCCGAAGCCGCCGCCAAGGAACAGGCCATGGTCATGGAAGCCATCGCCGGCGGCCTGGCCCGCCTGTCGGACGGCGACCTGACCTACCGCCTGGATCAGCAGTTCCCCGAGGCCTACAAGCGCCTGCAGAGCGATTTCAACGGCGCCATCGCCCAGTTGGAAGAGGCCATGGGCACGATTGTCCACGCCGCGAGCAGCATCGGCGCAGGCTCGGACGAAATCGCCTCGGCCGCCGACGACCTGTCGCGCCGCAGCGAGCAGCAGGCCGCCAGCCTGGAGGAAACCGCCGCCGCCCTGGACGAGATCACCGCCACGGTGCGCCGCTCGTCGGCCGGCGCCATGGAAGCCAGCAAGGTGGTCGGTTCAACCCGTTCGGACGCCGAGCGTTCCAGCGTCGTGGTCCGCAACGCCGTCGATGCGATGAACCAGATCGAAAAGTCGTCGCAGTCGATCAGCCAGATCATCGGCGTCATCGACGAGATCGCCTTCCAGACCAACCTGCTGGCGCTGAACGCCGGTGTCGAGGCCGCGCGCGCCGGTGAAGCCGGCCGGGGTTTCGCTGTCGTCGCCCAGGAAGTCCGGGCCCTGGCCCAGCGCTCGGCCGATGCGGCCAAGGAGATCAAGACCCTGATCTCGACCTCGTCCCAGCAGGTCAATCAGGGCGTGGCCATGGTCGGCCAAACCGGCGAGGCGTTGCAGTCGATCGTGGTCAAGGTCGGCGAGATCGACGCCTTGGTCGGCGAGATCGCGGCCTCGGGTCAGGAGCAGGCCACGGGCCTGAACGAGGTCAACGCCGCCGTCAACCAGATGGACCAGACCGTTCAGCAGAACGCCGCCATGGTCGAACAGTCCACCGCCGCCTCGCACGCGCTGAAGAACGAGGCCGGCAACCTGATGCAGATGATCGCGAAGTTCCGGGTCAAGGGCGCGGCGAGCGTGGCGGCCGCCGGCGGCTCCAGGCACGCCAGCCGCTCGGTCGCCCCGCCGCCCGCATCGCCTCGCGCCTCGGAGCCCGCTCCGGCCCCAGTGACCAAGGGTCCCGCCCTCGCCAGCGCCACCAGCCGTCCGGGGGTCAATCCGGTGGCCGCCGCCCAGGCCAAGCTGGCCCAGGCCGTCGGGGCGTCGTCCAGCGACGACTGGGAAGAGTTCTAA
- a CDS encoding tyrosine recombinase XerC, translating into MSARQAYAAWLDHLTLERRASPRTVRAYGDNVLAYLNFLETHRGETLSLATMGVISAADLRGYLAFRRQGEKALAPRSLSQALSSIRAFHRYLDQRHGVANAAVELVRGPRLKVGLPRPVSEDQARDLITEAAEDTEREPWETARDGAVLTLLWGCGLRISEALSLRISDTPLAGALRITGKGGKTRIVPVLDAVRDAVGVYLDELPFRLGPDEPLFRAKRGGPLSPRHVQGLVQTLRGRLGLSDRVTPHAFRHAFATHLLGAGADLRAIQDLLGHASLSTTQRYTQVDAAGLLAAYQAAHPKA; encoded by the coding sequence GTGAGCGCCCGCCAGGCCTACGCCGCCTGGCTGGATCACCTGACGCTGGAGCGCCGGGCTTCGCCGCGCACCGTGCGGGCCTATGGCGACAATGTTCTAGCCTATCTGAACTTTCTCGAGACTCATCGGGGCGAGACGTTGAGCCTTGCCACGATGGGCGTGATCTCGGCGGCGGACCTGCGCGGCTATCTGGCGTTCCGTCGTCAGGGCGAGAAAGCCTTGGCGCCGCGTTCCCTGTCCCAGGCGCTGTCGTCGATCCGCGCCTTTCATCGCTACCTGGATCAGCGCCATGGCGTGGCGAACGCCGCCGTGGAGCTGGTCCGAGGCCCCCGCCTGAAGGTCGGCCTGCCGCGACCGGTGTCCGAGGATCAGGCGCGCGACCTGATCACCGAGGCGGCCGAGGACACCGAGCGCGAGCCTTGGGAGACGGCGCGCGACGGGGCGGTGCTGACCCTGCTGTGGGGCTGCGGCCTGCGGATCAGCGAGGCGCTGTCTCTGCGTATCAGCGACACGCCGCTGGCCGGCGCCCTGCGGATCACGGGCAAGGGCGGCAAGACCCGGATCGTGCCTGTGCTTGACGCCGTTCGCGACGCTGTCGGAGTCTATCTGGACGAACTTCCGTTCCGGCTCGGCCCCGATGAGCCCCTGTTCCGCGCCAAGCGCGGAGGGCCGCTGTCGCCGCGCCACGTCCAAGGGCTGGTCCAGACCTTGCGCGGGCGACTTGGACTGTCGGACCGCGTCACGCCGCACGCCTTCCGACATGCGTTCGCCACCCACCTCTTGGGCGCCGGCGCCGATCTCCGGGCGATCCAAGACCTTCTGGGTCACGCCTCGTTGTCGACCACCCAGCGCTACACGCAGGTCGACGCCGCTGGCCTGCTGGCCGCCTATCAGGCCGCTCATCCCAAGGCTTGA
- a CDS encoding DUF484 family protein, which translates to MSDATRATRTMVVDPESVRDFLRTEPEFLRQDESLLGELGLRVDAANVVDFGPRALARAAAAHRREASVRQAIEANARANYSAQAQTHAAVIDMLDARNHSDLARRVDEMAQLRFGHAAGVIALEGPSRVPAGWRALAESQVDMLLGDAPIARMGFFAPALPLFDDKAETIRSMAIVRMAIWEPRREALIAFGSTDPEGFTPDMGTELVNFLARVVERTAERWPVL; encoded by the coding sequence ATGAGCGACGCGACGCGAGCGACCAGGACGATGGTCGTGGACCCCGAAAGCGTGCGTGACTTCCTCCGCACCGAGCCGGAATTTCTACGCCAGGACGAAAGCCTGCTGGGCGAGCTGGGCCTGCGGGTCGACGCGGCCAACGTTGTCGACTTTGGCCCGCGCGCCCTGGCCCGCGCCGCCGCCGCCCATCGCCGCGAGGCCAGCGTCCGGCAAGCCATCGAGGCCAATGCGCGCGCCAACTACTCCGCCCAGGCCCAGACCCACGCTGCGGTCATCGACATGCTCGACGCCCGCAACCATTCCGACCTCGCCCGCCGTGTCGATGAGATGGCGCAGTTGCGCTTCGGACATGCCGCCGGCGTGATCGCCCTGGAAGGCCCCAGCCGCGTCCCGGCCGGTTGGCGGGCCCTGGCGGAGAGTCAGGTCGATATGCTGCTGGGCGACGCGCCCATCGCGCGCATGGGCTTCTTCGCCCCGGCCCTGCCGCTGTTCGACGACAAGGCCGAGACGATTCGCAGCATGGCGATCGTCCGTATGGCGATCTGGGAGCCCCGTCGCGAGGCGCTGATCGCCTTCGGCTCGACCGACCCCGAAGGCTTCACGCCGGACATGGGCACCGAACTGGTCAACTTCCTGGCCCGCGTCGTCGAGCGGACGGCCGAACGCTGGCCCGTCCTGTGA
- a CDS encoding primosomal protein N': protein MPRIASVLLPMPLPEAFDYAEPEGLALAVGDHVTVPLGPRVIRGVVTALRDGTGGNRPLKPVLERVDDPPLPPGALAFVDWAARYSVDVPGWPLAMALRGLRHPPPKPDKVLVLTGAQPARVTPARLKVMAAAEGTKLSGAALASAAGVSAGVVKGLVDEGVLAVDFVEPERGLPQPDLSLPARALNPGQAACVDVLKDMLDSGGFQAALLDGVTGSGKTEVYLEAVAEALKDPETQVLVLLPEIALTQAVMARFEQRFGALPAEWHSGVSPPRRRQVWEAVAGGNARIVVGARSALFLPFRKLRLIVVDEEHDSSFKQEEGFIYQARDLAVARAKIEGASVLLASATPSLESLYNAQTGRYRWLRLSARHGAAQLPDIGLVDMRQTPPEPGRWLSPPLIKAMAVTLQRGEQAMLFLNRRGYAPLVLCKACGEKMKSPDTDSWLVEHRYTGRLVCHLTGFSMKKPEACPHCGAKDSLVSIGPGVERVEEEARHIFPDARVAVFSSDTVMDAEGAKALVSSMAAGEIDILVATQAAAKGHNFPNLTLVGVVDADLSLRGGDLRAGERTFQLLAQAAGRAGRHEKPGRALLQTYAPDHAVMRALAAQDRDAFVEAEMAMREDAGLPPFGRLAAVIASGPDGAALDAYVEALAAVIPNAEGVEVFGPADAPLALVRGRRRKRFLVRAERKVDLQGFMAAWRARAKVPNSVRVVIDVDPYSFL from the coding sequence ATGCCGCGCATTGCTTCCGTCCTGCTGCCGATGCCGTTGCCGGAGGCCTTCGACTACGCCGAGCCGGAAGGCCTGGCGCTGGCCGTCGGCGACCATGTGACCGTGCCCCTGGGACCGCGCGTCATCCGGGGCGTGGTCACGGCCCTGCGCGACGGGACCGGCGGCAATCGGCCGCTGAAGCCGGTGCTGGAACGGGTCGATGATCCGCCGCTGCCGCCGGGGGCTTTGGCGTTCGTCGATTGGGCGGCGCGCTACTCGGTCGATGTCCCCGGCTGGCCCTTGGCCATGGCCCTGCGCGGCCTGCGCCATCCGCCGCCCAAGCCCGACAAGGTTCTGGTGCTGACGGGCGCGCAGCCCGCTCGCGTCACCCCGGCGCGGCTCAAGGTGATGGCCGCCGCGGAGGGGACAAAGCTCTCGGGCGCGGCCCTGGCCTCGGCGGCGGGCGTTTCGGCGGGGGTGGTCAAGGGGCTGGTCGACGAGGGCGTTCTGGCCGTCGATTTCGTGGAGCCCGAACGCGGTCTGCCGCAGCCCGACCTGTCGCTGCCCGCCCGGGCGCTCAACCCCGGCCAAGCCGCCTGTGTCGACGTGCTTAAGGACATGCTGGACAGCGGCGGCTTTCAGGCGGCGTTGCTCGACGGTGTGACCGGCTCGGGCAAGACCGAGGTCTATCTGGAAGCCGTCGCCGAGGCGCTGAAGGACCCCGAGACCCAGGTGCTGGTCCTGTTGCCCGAGATCGCCCTGACCCAGGCGGTGATGGCCAGGTTCGAGCAACGATTCGGTGCGCTTCCCGCCGAGTGGCACTCGGGCGTCTCGCCGCCGCGTCGCCGCCAGGTCTGGGAGGCGGTCGCGGGCGGGAACGCGCGGATTGTCGTGGGCGCGCGCTCGGCCCTGTTCCTGCCCTTCCGCAAACTGCGCCTGATTGTCGTGGACGAGGAGCACGACAGCTCGTTCAAGCAGGAGGAGGGCTTCATCTATCAGGCCCGTGACCTGGCCGTGGCCCGCGCCAAGATCGAGGGCGCCAGTGTGCTTCTGGCCTCGGCGACGCCGTCGCTGGAGAGCCTCTACAACGCCCAGACCGGGCGCTATCGCTGGCTGAGGCTGTCCGCCCGCCACGGCGCGGCGCAGCTGCCGGACATCGGCCTGGTCGACATGCGCCAGACCCCGCCGGAGCCCGGTCGCTGGCTGTCGCCGCCGCTGATCAAGGCCATGGCCGTAACGCTGCAGCGTGGCGAACAGGCCATGCTGTTCCTGAACCGCCGGGGCTATGCGCCGCTCGTCCTGTGCAAGGCCTGCGGCGAGAAAATGAAGTCGCCCGACACCGACAGCTGGCTGGTCGAGCACCGCTACACCGGGCGTCTGGTCTGTCACCTGACGGGCTTTTCGATGAAGAAGCCGGAGGCGTGCCCCCATTGCGGCGCCAAGGACTCGCTGGTCTCGATCGGCCCTGGCGTGGAGCGGGTGGAGGAGGAGGCGCGGCACATCTTCCCCGACGCCCGGGTGGCGGTGTTCTCGTCCGACACAGTGATGGACGCCGAGGGCGCCAAGGCGCTCGTGTCCAGCATGGCGGCCGGCGAGATCGACATCCTGGTGGCGACCCAGGCCGCCGCCAAGGGCCACAACTTCCCGAACCTGACTCTGGTGGGCGTGGTCGACGCTGATCTGTCACTCCGCGGCGGCGACCTGAGGGCGGGGGAGCGGACGTTCCAGCTTCTGGCCCAGGCGGCGGGACGCGCGGGGCGGCATGAGAAGCCGGGGCGGGCGCTGCTGCAGACCTACGCCCCCGATCACGCGGTGATGCGGGCGCTGGCGGCGCAGGACCGCGACGCCTTCGTCGAGGCCGAGATGGCGATGCGGGAGGACGCGGGCCTGCCGCCGTTTGGGCGCCTCGCCGCCGTGATCGCCTCGGGACCGGACGGCGCGGCGCTGGACGCCTATGTCGAGGCGCTGGCGGCGGTCATCCCCAACGCCGAGGGGGTCGAGGTGTTCGGGCCGGCCGATGCGCCCCTGGCGCTGGTGCGCGGCAGACGGCGCAAGCGGTTCCTGGTGCGCGCCGAGCGCAAGGTCGACCTGCAGGGCTTCATGGCCGCCTGGCGCGCCCGGGCCAAGGTTCCGAACTCTGTGCGGGTCGTGATCGACGTGGATCCCTACAGCTTCCTCTGA
- a CDS encoding TerC family protein, protein MNEILSLAVDPAAWAALITLIVMEVVLGIDNLIFISILSNKLPEEHRQKVRRIGISLALIMRLVLLSTIAFIVGLTAPVFDLGISGPVGAHGEPGFETAFSWRDLILIAGGIFLIWKATKEIHHAVDPGKSDDVLEKDKATVVINNVGSAIFQIILLDLVFSIDSILTAVGMTEHLPIMVIAVLVAVTVMLLAADPLANFINNNPTVVMLALGFLLMIGTVLIAEGFGGHVPKGYIYTAMAFSAGVEGLNMLARKRDAKKQEQQT, encoded by the coding sequence ATGAACGAAATCCTTAGCCTTGCCGTCGATCCGGCCGCCTGGGCCGCGCTCATCACGCTGATCGTGATGGAAGTGGTTCTGGGCATCGACAATCTGATCTTCATCTCAATCCTGTCGAACAAGCTCCCCGAGGAGCACCGGCAGAAGGTCCGCCGGATCGGCATCTCGCTGGCGCTGATCATGCGCCTGGTCTTGCTGTCGACCATCGCCTTCATCGTCGGCCTCACCGCGCCTGTGTTTGACCTGGGGATCAGCGGCCCGGTCGGGGCGCATGGCGAGCCTGGTTTCGAAACGGCCTTCTCCTGGCGTGACCTGATCCTGATCGCCGGCGGCATCTTCCTGATCTGGAAGGCCACGAAGGAAATTCACCACGCAGTCGATCCGGGCAAGAGCGATGACGTGCTCGAGAAGGACAAGGCCACCGTCGTGATCAACAACGTCGGCTCGGCGATCTTCCAGATCATCCTGCTGGACCTGGTGTTCTCGATCGACTCGATCCTGACCGCCGTGGGCATGACCGAGCACCTGCCGATCATGGTCATCGCCGTGCTGGTCGCTGTGACCGTGATGCTGCTGGCCGCCGACCCGCTGGCCAACTTCATCAACAACAACCCGACCGTGGTCATGCTGGCCCTGGGCTTCCTGCTGATGATCGGCACCGTGCTGATCGCCGAAGGCTTCGGCGGCCATGTGCCGAAGGGCTACATCTATACCGCCATGGCCTTCTCGGCCGGGGTCGAAGGGCTGAACATGCTGGCGCGCAAACGCGACGCCAAGAAGCAGGAACAGCAGACCTAG
- a CDS encoding acyltransferase family protein, whose protein sequence is MPDAAHVKPLTALRFFAAFWVVLYHYWPNLDVGFTPAIASKGYLGVEAFFVLSGFILCHVYLAGFGEGRFRYGDFLWNRLARVYPLHLATLVGVGAMALAGAVAGLAVDPNILSWPSLPANLLLVHAWGLAPVAGWNHASWSISAEWFAYLTFPVFAFAAWRLRSRPLVAVLAALALIAMIYPVFEALAGFSLTEATIRWGALRIVPCFAYGCALHALWRSGRFPARLAGPGAAVLGLAILAAIQFGAPDLSIVMLLGGLIFMLASLASAGSRFATQKTFVYLGEISYSTYMICIPWKILAINAATKVLNIEGDKLPLLIWILIVAALVPLSAISFHVIENPCRARMKAWAETWRERRLAAAGA, encoded by the coding sequence ATGCCCGACGCAGCCCATGTCAAGCCGCTTACGGCCCTCCGGTTTTTCGCCGCCTTCTGGGTGGTGCTCTATCACTATTGGCCGAACCTCGATGTCGGGTTCACGCCGGCGATCGCGTCCAAGGGCTATCTGGGCGTCGAGGCGTTCTTCGTACTGTCGGGCTTTATCCTCTGCCACGTCTATCTGGCGGGGTTCGGCGAAGGCCGGTTCCGCTATGGCGACTTTCTGTGGAACCGGTTGGCGCGGGTCTATCCGCTGCACCTGGCCACGCTGGTCGGTGTCGGCGCCATGGCGCTGGCGGGCGCGGTGGCGGGGCTCGCGGTCGACCCGAACATTCTGTCCTGGCCGTCGCTGCCGGCGAATCTGCTGCTGGTGCACGCCTGGGGACTGGCGCCGGTCGCGGGGTGGAACCACGCCTCCTGGTCGATCTCGGCCGAGTGGTTCGCCTACCTGACCTTCCCCGTTTTCGCCTTCGCCGCCTGGCGTCTGCGCAGCAGACCCCTTGTTGCGGTTCTGGCCGCCCTGGCGCTGATCGCGATGATCTATCCCGTCTTCGAGGCGCTGGCGGGATTCTCGCTGACCGAGGCCACCATCCGCTGGGGCGCGCTGCGTATCGTGCCGTGCTTCGCCTATGGCTGCGCGCTGCACGCCCTGTGGCGGTCGGGGCGCTTTCCGGCCCGACTCGCCGGGCCCGGCGCGGCGGTTCTGGGCCTCGCCATCCTGGCGGCGATCCAGTTCGGCGCCCCGGATTTGAGCATCGTGATGCTTCTGGGCGGGCTGATCTTCATGCTGGCCAGTCTGGCTTCAGCCGGCTCGCGTTTCGCCACCCAGAAGACTTTCGTGTATCTGGGTGAGATCAGCTACTCGACCTATATGATCTGCATTCCGTGGAAGATCCTGGCGATCAATGCGGCCACGAAAGTCCTGAATATCGAGGGCGACAAATTGCCGCTGTTGATCTGGATTTTGATTGTCGCCGCGCTTGTCCCGTTGTCCGCAATCTCGTTCCACGTCATCGAAAATCCGTGTCGGGCGCGGATGAAAGCTTGGGCTGAGACATGGCGGGAGCGACGCCTTGCGGCGGCCGGAGCGTGA
- a CDS encoding CHAP domain-containing protein, translating into MTKRTRTLLGSLAAAAMISLVPMSGANADGYWQCVPFARLMSGIQIFGDARTWWSQAAGKYDTGSAPKIGSVLSFKPTARMNLGHVAFVSQVLTDRVIQVTHANWSVIEGDRGQIEKDVTVVDVSPNGDWTQVKVWYDPIRDLGTTVYPTNGFIYQDAQAMKIAMATSKIAMAQNAVVSAAKSAANQVAASVRASPLDIITQAADSTDRIAALIEAATGGGSPPSDPNNKPNAPR; encoded by the coding sequence ATGACGAAACGGACGAGGACCCTTCTGGGCTCCCTGGCCGCTGCCGCCATGATCAGCCTCGTGCCGATGTCCGGCGCGAACGCTGACGGCTACTGGCAGTGCGTCCCGTTCGCGCGTCTGATGTCGGGTATCCAGATCTTCGGTGACGCCCGCACCTGGTGGAGCCAGGCGGCCGGCAAGTACGACACGGGCTCGGCCCCGAAGATCGGCTCGGTCCTCTCCTTCAAGCCCACGGCCCGCATGAACCTCGGCCACGTGGCGTTCGTCAGCCAGGTGCTCACGGACCGCGTCATCCAGGTCACCCACGCCAACTGGTCGGTGATCGAAGGCGATCGCGGCCAGATCGAAAAGGACGTCACCGTCGTCGACGTCTCGCCCAACGGCGACTGGACGCAGGTCAAGGTCTGGTACGATCCGATCCGTGACCTTGGCACCACGGTCTATCCGACCAACGGCTTCATCTATCAGGACGCCCAGGCGATGAAGATCGCCATGGCCACCAGCAAGATCGCCATGGCCCAGAACGCCGTGGTCTCGGCCGCCAAGTCCGCCGCCAACCAGGTGGCCGCCTCGGTCCGCGCCTCGCCGCTGGACATCATCACCCAGGCCGCCGACTCGACCGACCGCATCGCGGCCCTGATCGAGGCCGCCACGGGCGGTGGTTCGCCGCCCAGCGACCCCAACAACAAGCCGAACGCGCCGCGCTAA
- a CDS encoding pentapeptide repeat-containing protein has translation MPSAKPSQASLIRNVHPSVVREVLEAHTRYLKGLPKGRRAVLQYVNLNNYELDGADLSEADLTGALLGGAALRGARLCRATLYGADLRDSDLRDADLSRSDMRGACLRGANLGGANLSNCDLREGVTAVQDEEKGLRILEHSKRPGELDYALLQGANLNGAQMSGAFAQQADFTDADLSNVSLQGARLANALMDGADLSGANLYNADLSKVSLRRAVLVGADLSGADLTGADLTQVLRAPPPIIYVDDLPLNEVLEAHELFCKSEGRDGAVARVSEVDFRPLRRLKNRRLSGLSAPNAVFFGMDLEGAQLQGANLAGADLRGVKLRGADLRGARLVGAQLSRADLSDAKLGPLRIAEDRVIRTDLTRAALRGANLRGASAPRARFIEADLSGARLEGADLSGAEMPADGASLNF, from the coding sequence ATGCCGTCCGCCAAGCCGTCTCAAGCGAGCCTGATCCGCAACGTCCACCCTTCGGTGGTCCGCGAGGTGCTGGAGGCGCACACCCGTTATCTGAAGGGGCTGCCCAAGGGGCGTCGGGCGGTGCTGCAGTACGTCAATCTGAACAACTACGAACTGGACGGGGCCGATCTATCGGAGGCTGACCTGACGGGCGCGCTGCTGGGCGGCGCGGCCCTGCGCGGGGCCAGGCTTTGCCGGGCGACGCTGTATGGCGCGGATCTCCGCGACTCCGACCTGCGCGACGCGGACCTGTCCCGCAGCGACATGCGCGGCGCCTGCCTGCGCGGCGCGAACCTCGGCGGGGCCAATCTGTCGAACTGCGACCTGCGAGAAGGCGTCACCGCCGTGCAGGACGAGGAGAAGGGGTTGCGGATCCTGGAGCATTCCAAGCGCCCCGGTGAGCTCGACTACGCCCTGCTGCAAGGGGCCAACCTGAATGGCGCGCAGATGTCCGGCGCGTTCGCGCAGCAGGCGGACTTCACCGACGCCGACCTGTCCAACGTGAGCTTGCAGGGCGCCCGGCTGGCGAACGCTCTGATGGACGGGGCGGATCTTTCGGGCGCCAATCTGTACAACGCCGACCTCTCCAAGGTCTCCCTGCGCCGCGCGGTGCTGGTGGGCGCCGACCTCAGCGGTGCGGACCTGACCGGCGCGGACCTGACCCAGGTCCTGCGCGCGCCGCCGCCGATCATCTATGTCGACGATCTGCCGCTGAACGAGGTGCTGGAGGCCCACGAGCTGTTCTGCAAATCCGAAGGCCGCGACGGTGCGGTCGCGCGGGTGTCGGAAGTCGACTTCCGGCCGCTGCGCCGCCTGAAGAACCGTCGGCTGAGCGGCCTTTCGGCGCCGAACGCGGTGTTCTTCGGCATGGACCTGGAAGGCGCGCAGTTGCAGGGCGCCAACCTCGCCGGCGCCGACCTGCGAGGGGTCAAGCTGCGCGGGGCTGACTTGCGGGGCGCGCGTCTCGTAGGCGCTCAGCTCTCCCGGGCCGACCTGTCCGACGCCAAGCTGGGTCCGCTACGGATCGCGGAGGATCGGGTGATCCGTACGGATCTCACCCGCGCTGCGCTGCGAGGAGCCAATCTGCGTGGCGCCAGCGCGCCGCGGGCCAGATTCATCGAGGCTGATCTTTCGGGGGCTCGGCTGGAGGGAGCCGACCTGAGCGGCGCCGAGATGCCCGCCGACGGCGCGTCCCTCAACTTTTAA
- a CDS encoding MipA/OmpV family protein: MISLRTYAARSLLALGALAAATSAAAQSRAPDRAVVGIAAVYTPGYQGGDDYRLMPFPVIDVTYGRFFASGRKGFGYNVVDGPKVKVGAGATFVPGYRRRDAPTGIGRLDGGAGLRVAADMRFGGVLATVGATKVVSGDVDGALVDASLAYPIRVSDRLSVTPSASATWADSQYNRAYFGISAAQSAASKLPVYRPGGGVKDVSMSLSANYRLNDKVSLGATASLSRLTGDARKSPIVVEATQPSAVLSVAYRF, encoded by the coding sequence ATGATCTCTCTTCGCACGTACGCTGCGCGTAGCCTTTTGGCCCTGGGGGCCCTAGCGGCGGCGACGTCCGCCGCCGCGCAGTCGCGCGCGCCGGATCGCGCCGTCGTCGGGATCGCGGCCGTGTATACGCCCGGCTACCAGGGCGGGGACGACTACCGCCTGATGCCGTTCCCGGTGATCGACGTCACCTATGGCCGGTTCTTCGCCAGCGGTCGCAAGGGCTTTGGCTACAACGTCGTCGACGGACCCAAGGTCAAGGTCGGCGCCGGCGCGACTTTCGTGCCGGGCTATCGTCGACGCGACGCGCCGACGGGTATCGGGCGTCTGGACGGCGGCGCGGGTCTGCGCGTGGCGGCCGACATGCGCTTTGGCGGCGTGCTGGCCACCGTGGGCGCGACCAAGGTGGTGTCGGGGGATGTCGACGGCGCGCTGGTGGATGCGAGCCTCGCCTATCCGATCCGTGTGTCTGACCGTCTCAGCGTGACGCCCAGCGCTTCGGCGACCTGGGCCGACAGCCAGTACAACCGCGCCTATTTCGGGATCAGCGCTGCGCAGTCCGCAGCCTCGAAGCTGCCGGTCTATCGTCCGGGCGGCGGCGTCAAGGACGTCTCGATGTCGCTGAGCGCCAACTATCGCCTGAACGACAAGGTCAGCCTGGGCGCGACCGCCAGCCTCAGCCGTCTGACCGGCGATGCCCGCAAGAGCCCGATCGTCGTCGAGGCCACCCAGCCGTCGGCGGTGCTCTCGGTGGCCTATCGCTTCTAG